aagaaattaaatttgcATATTGCAGATTGCATATTCTTGTGAATAAAAAGGAATTATGGCTAAATTTAGTTATATCCGTTTTCTCTTACTAATTAGTAATGTGCAGAGTACTAATAGTTGTGTCCGTTTTCTATAACTAATAATGGTATTCATGTGCGGTGCAGAGAATGGATGGAATACATATATCATATCATCTCACTTAAGTAGTACTTAGATTAAGCAAAATCTGACATAAATAACAGTTAAAATACCCTATAAACATACTAAAATACTCCCAGTGTGAAATAATTATGATTCATATgcgaaaaatattaaaaaaaaaaagaaggagccCAATGTGAACGAAGGAGTTGTGGACTTAGAAGTCAGCTTTATAAGCATTAAGCAATAAGATCTCAACACATGGACGTAGCAAGTCAACACCAGCAAACATCACCATCTTTTCTCAACGTCAAGCcatcaatttaaaattaatttttggttggTTACGTCTTTGGCGGGAAGGAACAAGAAAGATACACAATTAATTAAGTCGTCGGTCTCCTCATGAACTGATTTAAACTTTCAACATATCGAAATCTTATGGTCCTTTCCTTCTGGTGAATCCCTTCCCTCACCAAGCTTTGCCGTAACGTATAATCTATATTTTCACCTTTCAGTTTGTTGTTAATCTCAAACTATTCTCTTTTCataagtttctttttgtttgttttataaagttttttttttcgcgaataaatgaaaaattaaacaaccaaaaaaaggaaGTCAGAGTTAAATACATAGagttaataaaatgaaaaaaaaattgccggaaaaatataaaaataaaattataatcattttcattatttttttattttttattttatttcattttggcTAAGCTTATTTGATACTGCCTCCGTACGTGTTTACTTTGAAAAAGTGAGTGGGTAACTGAGCAAACAAAGTTGACAAATTTCCAGTTGTAGAATTTTGACAATTTTGAGTAGTAGTATAAATTTGTAgctaatttctttaattttttagggAATTGGTTTTGCTTTTAAAGATATAATATGTAGTCACTAGTAGTCgaaacttattttgttttcttaacataCAAATTTCCCGATAGTGTGTCGCAGTTGGCCACCTCTTGGTAGCTACTATTGTCATGAAAGTCGTCTTCTCTtttagtatttaactttgtcaTCGAAATCTTGAGATCACGTTGTTGTTGTACGTTTTTGAGATCACAAATGCTAAACTATATGTTAGAAATTGGTATAGCAGCTGCAATTTTTTAGTTCTTGAAATCATGATCACTTATGTAGTTTGTAGTGGCGACTTTTCCTATATTTCgagaaataaagagaaataaaataaaataaaaggtgtAAGTATGTCAAAAATATTTCTATGAAAAAGATGgtgtagtatatataatatccacaatgaattttttttttttttttaattttcacgTGAAAGACATGTATGAaacctttaaattttatttttgagctTTGATATTTAAGAATGGTTGGAAATAGAGATACCATCCAAAATTTGGTAGAACTCTTGTTCAGTCACGGAAGggggaaaacaaaacaagttgcTGGGCTAAAACTAGATATTCATATTTCGGTAAATGCTTTAAAGGCTCTTTATTTATCAGATAGGGAACGGACCATTCCAAATCCAAAGTGATGAGCCTTACTCACACGCTAcaaataggtttttattcccATACTCAATAAATCTACACCACTAAATACCATTGACATTTGAAGATATAGTTACGTCCTGCAGTTATTGCTTctttaataacaaaatagaaGATGTTTACGTACACAAACGAATAAATATATCGAAAATCATTAAACGAAAAAAACATTGCCAAGAAACTAATAAACGAACATAAATCAAGATCAACAAtgagaaaataacattattatatactatttggtatacgtttttttttattcttagcTAGTGATCATAAAACAATTATACTTACTACCAGAAGGTATAAAATACACCTCACGAGGATAGGAAAGagtaaaacacatttttttataacaagCAACAAACGTTTATTTTGCATATTGTTGAAAACAAACATCCTTAATATATTCAAACCAAAGATGTTTTTTGTTGACCTGTCGCTCTAAATGCATTGtaatgagtttttttctttcttgaaaagTCATATGTAATTTTTTGCTTTCTTCGTCATTCATCATGGATATATTAAGTGTGCGTGTgtcagtgtgtgtgtgtgtgtcaatAAGAGGGTAAAATTCTTACTGTATTAGTATTTGAAAGTCATATCCTTAACCGCATGCCAAGCGTTTGCATTTTCCAAGCATGTAAGCTCCGtaacaaaaatcaatcaattCATGGTCAAACTACGAGTAAAAAAGGAAGGGACTTATTAAATACGTACAGCTATTTTGTAgatgataaaagaataaaaacagcAAAACAGAATCATCGtgtcttaatattttttttctaaacgaAGTAAAAAGGTAGGTAaaaataggaagaaaaaaatacaaagcaTTCAAACGGCGTCGTTGAAAGGAGAATATACCGAAATAGAGAAAGGAATATCTCATAGAGAGGAGCTTATAAATATATCCGTTTCAAGACGCTTCAACTCTGTCCTTGTTCATAGGCAGCTTCAACGCTCATTcctctaatctctctctctacattTTCTCCAgacaaaaaataaggaaattaaaattttcacatctgcctctctctttctctacacTCTTCTAATCAGATCGGATCCTACACAAATTCCTATTAGGAAAAAGTTTGTTGTATATTTCTGTAAGtctttctttgaattttttgtcttttgatgcTTATGTTTATGGATGCAAAACAATAGGTTGTTATCGTTTTTCTATTATGTGTGGTCCTCTTCTCTGCCTCTTCAATATCTATAGGTGTGGTCTCGTCTTATGTGTCTTTTCTTGTCGAGAAAATAAATTGTAAGATCAAAATTTTGCTGCTTTTTCCCACATTCTTGGATCATTAATTAGGATTAGTTCTCTTCAAACGTacagtatttgttttgttttgttgagcGGTATGATCGATCATTCACAAATGGAAAAATTGAAAAGGGCatgcaaaaatatatttttgcaataaaagagatatattttcttcaaataaaaGGTGTGTCCGCAATTAAGACAAAACAACTCGCTGTCTTACTCTCACTCCGTGTTCAGATTTAGTTTAGACGTCACAAGTCGGACTTTTCTTGGTAACTAGAGTAAAGACAAAATTGTAGTagtaaatagtttttttgttttgtttggtcaaCATAGTTGTGtagtagttaaaaaaaaaaactcttatgaCCTCTCATTTCTTAGTTACGTTTAATAATTGGTAACGTCGGTAGAAACCCAAAAGATTAGGATTCCAATTATTTGAGTTATTTATTAGCTTACACATAATTATTGTCATATGATAGAGTAGACTGGACGAAAACTGGAGTTGACTTCtactatcatatatatacaagaaaattaaaacttttccACATCTaacacatacacatacacatgctaattttctaatattggcttttaaatttcaaagttatttttttttcaagtttcgGTCAACATACGTTATGTTTGTCATTAAGAGATTAACGAATTGAGAACAAACTTAAATAATAGAacttttatgttattttaatgGGGGTCCCTTTTTTAATGTTAAGGTCTAATTCTATTTGCCTTTAAAAGTGCCTAACTTATTTCAAGTTCGGTAAACTACTTTattgtttgtactttgtaatgaatttcatttttttgggtcaacatgtaatgaagtgttttttattttgcaaatcCATACTAAATGAACGGTACTAACTCGAAACTATATGCTTCTTTAGATCATTGAATTTGAAAAATGAtaatcttttcaaaaatattttggcaTAAGTAAATCGATTGAAACTGTTAAATCCATATTATCTATGATGTCTTTTTAAGTTAGAGATTCCCACAAGTTCCTGATGAGATTCATGGGTCGATCTTATAACGCCAAAAATGTGATCCACGCTGACATTTCAATTAgtaaaaaattcttaattatatacaATGGGTACTTATTcgactttctttttttatgaaattGCAGAGAGGAGCAGAAGAATGGCAAGGGATCAATTACAAGTGTTGAATGCACTTGACGTGGCCAAGACGCAATGGTACCATTTCACGGCTATCATAATCGCCGGAATGGGATTCTTCACCGACGCTTACGATCTCTTCTGCATCTCCCTGGTCACGAAGCTCCTCGGTCGTATTTACTACCACGTGGAAGGCGCACAAAAACCTGGGACTCTGCCTCCCAACGTAGCAGCCGCCGTCAATGGCGTTGCCTTCTGCGGGACCCTCGCCGGTCAGCTCTTTTTCGGGTGGCTCGGTGACAAGCTCGGGAGGAAGAAAGTTTATGGTATGACGTTAATGGTCATGGTCCTTTGTTCAGTAGCCTCTGGTCTCTCTTTCGGACACGAGCCAAAAGCTGTAATGGCCACGCTCTGCTTTTTTCGGTTTTGGCTTGGATTTGGCATCGGCGGGGACTACCCTTTATCCGCAACGATCATGTCTGAATACGCGAACAAGAAGACTCGCGGAGCGTTTGTCTCTGCGGTCTTCGCTATGCAAGGGTTCGGGATCATGGCTGGTGGAATTTTCGCGATTATAATTTCCTCTGCTTTTGAAGCTAAGTTCCCATCCCCTGCCTATGAGGATGATCCCTTGGGATCCACGATTCCTCAAGCCGATTTGGTATGGCGTATAATACTTATGGTTGGTGCTATCCCAGCAGCAATGACGTATTACTCGAGATCTAAGATGCCAGAGACCGCAAGATACACAGCTTTGGTTGCTAAAGATGCAAAGCAGGCAGCTTCGGACATGTCTAAGGTTCTGCAAATGGAGATAGAGCCAGAACAGCAGAAGATGGAACAGAACTCAAAGGAGAAGTCCAAGGCGTTCTCCTTGTTATCCAAGGAATTCATGAGTCGCCATGGGCTTCATTTGCTAGGTACTACTTCGACATGGTTCCTTCTCGACATCGCTTTCTACAGTCAAAACCTTTTCCAGAAAGATATATTCAGCGCCATCGGGTGGATTCCTCCAGCGCAAAGCATGAATGCGATTCAGGAGGTTTTCAAGATCGCACGAGCACAGACGCTCATCGCCTTGTGTAGCACGGTACCTGGTTACTGGTTCACAGTTGCGTTCATTGATGTCATCGGAAGATTCGCTATTCAGATGATGGGTTTCTTCTTCATGACGGTCTTTATGTTTGCTCTGGCTATTCCTTACAACCACTGGACTCACAAGGAGAACCGAATCGGATTTGTTATCATGTATTCGTTAACATTCTTTTTCGCCAACTTTGGACCCAATGCTACAACCTTCGTTGTGCCAGCAGAGATCTTCCCAGCCAGGTTCAGATCAACCTGCCATGGTATCTCTGCAGCATCAGGGAAATTAGGAGCAATGGTTGGTGCGTTCGGGTTCTTGTACTTGGCTCAGAGCCCTGACAAAGAGAAGACAGACGCAGGATACCCTCCAGGGATTGGGGTCAGGAACTCGCTTATTGTGTTGGGTGTGGTTAACTTCTTAGGTATTCTCTTCACTTTTTTGGTGCCTGAATCTAAAGGGAAGTCGTTAGAGGAAATGTCCGGTGAAAATGAAGACAATGAGAATAGCAACAGTGATAGCAGAACGGTCCCAATAGTTTAGCAGGTGATATAAGACGCCTTTTGTAATAATTATCTTCTTGTCTGTAGCAACTCAAGTTGTTCATTATGTGATCCGTTGATGCCTAAATGCCAGAGAAATCAAAGTTTTCATGAGTCGATTTCTAATAAGATCTCAATATGTTAGTTCTTAATAAATTGAAGACTTATATTAGAACCCATGCTAGTTGTGCTGTATGTTAGATGACCTTAATTGAAGGCATCAGAAACTTAATAAATTGAAGACCCATGCTAGTTGTGCAGTATGTTAGATGACAATTTATGCGTTGTGGGGAAGTTGCAGAGAACACAGATAATGGCTTCAATTTAAGATAGATTATGGCTTAATCTCTATGGGGAATTTTCTTTACATTAGGCCAATTACATGTTTCTAGATgagatttaataaatttagtggacaatataaaatataggtGAACAAAATAGTGTAttcaaacaatgattttggaaaatttgatgggatttaggaaatttagaattttgatagattttagggaagttcatataattttctgtaaaattctttcaaatcccacctaaaaccatgagatttggatttctgtatttttaactaaacaaattctccagaatcctaaaaattattaaaatcctagtccacaaaactgttttgaataacatgaaattttaaagtagatttttaaatcatcagttcaataacagtgaattttaatagattttttaaattctataattgaataacatagaatttgtaaatttcacacaaatcacttaaaatgtcaagttgaatacaccccctcaATATTTTTTACAACTTTGTAAagtatttcttttttacaacttttgcttatttatttatttattcttatcatcagtaaaatggaaaaagaataaaaaaaacaaaaattaccaaAACCGGAATTAGGTTATCTATTTATTTCGACGGAAATCCAATTTTATCTATTTTGACCATAACAANaaaaaaaaaaaaaaaaaaaaaatccagaggctctctctctctctctatctgctCTTCGGTTTTGGTTGTGTAATGGTCTCAAAGTCTTCGAATCTCACTTCGTCACCGGGTATGTGTTCTACTCGCTTCTCCTCTTAACTAAATTGGACCTTTCGATCGCTATAAACAATATCAATCCccagttttagattttgtatccTAAGTTCCGAAGCGTTTTTGTTTCAACCTCAGGATCAATCTTAGCCTATGGTTTTTGATCACATTCTAATTTTGATGAAACAAGAACGAATTAGTCTTATCCAATAATGTTTATATAAATAGACCCTTATGAATCAAATCTTAGCCTAGGGCTC
The Camelina sativa cultivar DH55 chromosome 6, Cs, whole genome shotgun sequence genome window above contains:
- the LOC104792707 gene encoding inorganic phosphate transporter 1-4 isoform X1, translated to MNERSRRMARDQLQVLNALDVAKTQWYHFTAIIIAGMGFFTDAYDLFCISLVTKLLGRIYYHVEGAQKPGTLPPNVAAAVNGVAFCGTLAGQLFFGWLGDKLGRKKVYGMTLMVMVLCSVASGLSFGHEPKAVMATLCFFRFWLGFGIGGDYPLSATIMSEYANKKTRGAFVSAVFAMQGFGIMAGGIFAIIISSAFEAKFPSPAYEDDPLGSTIPQADLVWRIILMVGAIPAAMTYYSRSKMPETARYTALVAKDAKQAASDMSKVLQMEIEPEQQKMEQNSKEKSKAFSLLSKEFMSRHGLHLLGTTSTWFLLDIAFYSQNLFQKDIFSAIGWIPPAQSMNAIQEVFKIARAQTLIALCSTVPGYWFTVAFIDVIGRFAIQMMGFFFMTVFMFALAIPYNHWTHKENRIGFVIMYSLTFFFANFGPNATTFVVPAEIFPARFRSTCHGISAASGKLGAMVGAFGFLYLAQSPDKEKTDAGYPPGIGVRNSLIVLGVVNFLGILFTFLVPESKGKSLEEMSGENEDNENSNSDSRTVPIV
- the LOC104792707 gene encoding inorganic phosphate transporter 1-4 isoform X2; its protein translation is MARDQLQVLNALDVAKTQWYHFTAIIIAGMGFFTDAYDLFCISLVTKLLGRIYYHVEGAQKPGTLPPNVAAAVNGVAFCGTLAGQLFFGWLGDKLGRKKVYGMTLMVMVLCSVASGLSFGHEPKAVMATLCFFRFWLGFGIGGDYPLSATIMSEYANKKTRGAFVSAVFAMQGFGIMAGGIFAIIISSAFEAKFPSPAYEDDPLGSTIPQADLVWRIILMVGAIPAAMTYYSRSKMPETARYTALVAKDAKQAASDMSKVLQMEIEPEQQKMEQNSKEKSKAFSLLSKEFMSRHGLHLLGTTSTWFLLDIAFYSQNLFQKDIFSAIGWIPPAQSMNAIQEVFKIARAQTLIALCSTVPGYWFTVAFIDVIGRFAIQMMGFFFMTVFMFALAIPYNHWTHKENRIGFVIMYSLTFFFANFGPNATTFVVPAEIFPARFRSTCHGISAASGKLGAMVGAFGFLYLAQSPDKEKTDAGYPPGIGVRNSLIVLGVVNFLGILFTFLVPESKGKSLEEMSGENEDNENSNSDSRTVPIV